Proteins from a single region of Mailhella massiliensis:
- a CDS encoding sulfurtransferase TusA family protein has translation MLIDTRGLSCPQPVLMVYPHLSGEEPVDVLVDNTTSQENVSRAAAKNGWKVEAKEEGDGIVRLELRR, from the coding sequence ATGCTTATTGATACGCGCGGGCTTTCCTGCCCTCAGCCCGTACTTATGGTGTATCCTCATCTTTCCGGTGAGGAACCTGTCGACGTACTGGTGGACAATACCACAAGCCAGGAGAACGTGAGTCGCGCCGCGGCCAAGAACGGCTGGAAGGTGGAGGCGAAGGAAGAAGGCGACGGCATCGTCCGTCTGGAGCTTCGCAGGTAA
- the yedE gene encoding YedE family putative selenium transporter — MNGKNPFASTAGIIIVGAVIGAAAILLQKFGNPANMGICVACFERDIAGGLGLHRAAIVQYIRPEIIGFVLGSLGMALAAGEFRPRGGSSPLVRFVLGMIAAMGALVFLGCPWRTILRLAGGDGNALFGLAGLICGIAGGTFFFRRGYSLGSSTKQNAAAGWLFPLLMAGLLGLYVAFPQVSGQAQSGPLFYSVSGPGAAHAPFLLSFGVALVIGALAQRSRFCTMGAFRDLILFRYGHLFFGVAAMFAAAIVANLLTGGFHAGFENQPVAHTDGLWNFLGMVTAGLAFALAGGCPGRQLFMAGEGDSDAAIFALGMLAGAAMAHNLGTASSAAGIGVYGAHATIIGLALCLFIGFAFSKKA; from the coding sequence ATGAACGGCAAGAACCCCTTTGCCAGCACGGCCGGCATCATTATTGTCGGCGCCGTCATCGGAGCTGCGGCCATTCTGCTGCAGAAATTCGGCAATCCCGCCAACATGGGCATTTGCGTAGCCTGCTTTGAGCGCGACATTGCGGGCGGGCTCGGCCTGCACCGCGCCGCCATCGTGCAGTATATCCGCCCTGAAATCATCGGTTTCGTGCTCGGTTCCCTGGGCATGGCTCTGGCCGCAGGCGAATTCCGCCCCCGCGGCGGTTCCTCGCCGCTGGTGCGCTTCGTTCTCGGCATGATTGCGGCCATGGGCGCGCTGGTCTTTCTCGGCTGTCCGTGGCGTACGATTCTCCGCCTTGCAGGCGGCGACGGCAACGCGCTGTTCGGCCTTGCCGGGCTGATCTGCGGCATTGCGGGGGGTACCTTCTTCTTCAGGCGCGGGTATTCGCTGGGCAGCAGCACGAAGCAGAACGCGGCCGCGGGCTGGCTGTTCCCCCTGCTCATGGCGGGACTGCTGGGCCTGTATGTTGCCTTCCCGCAGGTTTCCGGTCAGGCGCAGAGCGGCCCGCTCTTCTATTCCGTCAGCGGCCCCGGCGCGGCTCATGCTCCCTTCCTGCTTTCCTTCGGAGTGGCCCTCGTTATCGGCGCTCTGGCGCAGCGCAGCCGCTTCTGCACCATGGGAGCGTTCCGCGACCTCATTCTTTTCCGTTACGGGCACCTCTTTTTCGGTGTGGCGGCCATGTTTGCGGCGGCCATTGTCGCCAACCTGCTCACCGGCGGCTTCCATGCCGGTTTTGAAAATCAGCCCGTGGCTCATACCGACGGACTCTGGAACTTCCTCGGCATGGTGACGGCGGGACTTGCCTTCGCTCTTGCCGGCGGCTGCCCCGGCAGGCAGCTCTTCATGGCCGGTGAAGGCGACAGCGACGCGGCCATCTTCGCCCTCGGTATGCTGGCGGGCGCGGCCATGGCGCACAACCTCGGTACGGCCAGCTCCGCCGCCGGCATCGGCGTGTACGGCGCTCATGCCACCATCATCGGTCTTGCCCTCTGCCTGTTCATCGGATTCGCCTTTTCGAAAAAGGCCTGA
- a CDS encoding AzlC family ABC transporter permease, producing MAFSPLRPDKGTAAAALAAFRVTLPILVGFGFCGFSYGLYMHSLGFAPIVPVIMATTILAGSLEFIMASMLIGPFAPLTAFTVGLVVNARHLFYGIAMLDAYRGAGMRKGYLVCGLIDETFSILQSEPVPEGLNRHQYAFFVTLFNHSYWVFSTAAGAYFGSALPFSTRGLEFVLPALFLAIFTASWQKEGSHASSLIGLSVTFLCLLVFGPEYFLLPSMAIIIVLLLLFRKKLSSSAGERS from the coding sequence ATGGCGTTCTCCCCTCTGCGCCCGGATAAAGGCACGGCTGCCGCGGCCCTGGCAGCCTTCCGCGTCACGCTGCCCATACTCGTGGGCTTCGGCTTCTGCGGATTCTCCTACGGTCTGTACATGCACTCCCTGGGCTTTGCTCCCATCGTGCCCGTCATCATGGCCACCACCATTCTCGCGGGTTCTCTGGAATTCATCATGGCCAGTATGCTCATCGGTCCCTTCGCCCCGCTCACGGCCTTCACCGTGGGCCTCGTGGTCAACGCAAGGCACCTTTTCTACGGCATCGCCATGCTGGATGCCTACCGCGGCGCCGGAATGCGGAAGGGATACCTCGTCTGCGGCCTCATCGACGAAACCTTTTCCATACTCCAGTCCGAACCCGTGCCCGAAGGGCTGAACAGGCATCAGTACGCGTTCTTCGTCACGCTGTTCAATCACAGCTACTGGGTGTTCTCCACCGCGGCGGGCGCATACTTCGGCAGCGCCCTGCCCTTCAGCACCCGGGGGCTGGAATTCGTGCTTCCCGCGCTGTTTCTCGCCATCTTCACGGCAAGCTGGCAGAAGGAAGGCAGTCACGCTTCCTCCCTCATCGGGCTTTCCGTCACCTTTCTCTGCCTGCTTGTTTTCGGGCCGGAATACTTTCTTCTGCCTTCCATGGCCATCATCATCGTGCTTCTGCTTCTCTTCCGCAAAAAACTCTCTTCCTCCGCAGGAGAACGGTCATGA
- a CDS encoding branched-chain amino acid transporter permease — translation MTTLQTAVMIGLAALSTQITRWAPFLLFRKKTPDLVAYLGTVLPSAIWGMLVVYCFKSGTLVEGSSGLAEALAAAFTIALQMWKKNMALTIAGGTFCYMALVRLAA, via the coding sequence ATGACCACCCTTCAGACAGCCGTCATGATAGGCCTTGCCGCCCTGTCCACGCAGATCACGCGCTGGGCGCCCTTTCTGCTTTTCCGCAAAAAAACGCCGGACCTCGTGGCCTACCTCGGCACGGTGCTTCCCTCGGCCATCTGGGGGATGCTCGTGGTGTACTGTTTCAAAAGCGGCACGCTCGTCGAAGGCAGTTCCGGCCTTGCGGAAGCGCTGGCCGCCGCCTTCACCATCGCCCTTCAGATGTGGAAAAAGAACATGGCCCTGACCATAGCGGGCGGCACCTTCTGCTACATGGCGCTCGTGCGTCTGGCCGCCTGA
- a CDS encoding GDSL-type esterase/lipase family protein, with the protein MTVKRLLCFGDSNTYGWKCNLHGPALRHPSEIRWTGRLARLLGPGWEVVEEGLGGRTLRDHFTVGGGLAVPGAGLCGKEYLPACLLSHLPLDAVVIMLGSNDMKAALHRSAEDIAEGMAELADIVLSFPWGETLDYPHPALIMVSPPYIGERKMSLAGERYLGAPEKSRALAALYRKTAEEKGAAFLDAARALGGDPFGEAHGEDGMHLSEEDHAALASALWKKLLAMFP; encoded by the coding sequence ATGACGGTAAAACGCCTGCTCTGTTTCGGCGATTCCAACACCTACGGCTGGAAGTGCAACCTGCACGGCCCCGCGTTGCGCCATCCCTCCGAAATACGCTGGACGGGCCGTCTCGCCCGCCTTCTCGGCCCCGGCTGGGAAGTCGTGGAGGAAGGGCTCGGAGGACGCACCCTGCGCGATCATTTCACGGTGGGCGGCGGCCTTGCCGTACCGGGCGCGGGCCTCTGCGGCAAGGAGTATCTGCCCGCCTGTCTGCTCTCGCACCTGCCTCTCGACGCCGTGGTCATCATGCTGGGCAGCAACGACATGAAAGCCGCCCTTCACCGCTCCGCCGAAGATATCGCCGAAGGCATGGCGGAACTTGCCGATATCGTGCTCTCCTTCCCCTGGGGCGAAACGCTGGACTACCCGCACCCTGCGCTCATCATGGTTTCTCCTCCATATATCGGGGAAAGAAAAATGAGCCTTGCCGGAGAACGCTACCTGGGAGCGCCGGAAAAATCCCGCGCTCTTGCCGCTCTGTACCGGAAGACGGCGGAAGAAAAAGGCGCGGCCTTCCTCGATGCGGCCCGGGCCCTCGGCGGCGACCCCTTCGGCGAGGCCCATGGGGAAGACGGTATGCACCTCAGTGAGGAGGATCACGCCGCCCTGGCTTCGGCCCTTTGGAAAAAACTCCTGGCCATGTTTCCGTAG
- a CDS encoding Spy/CpxP family protein refolding chaperone — protein MTKKTLSLSLLSLAVLAAVPMVAMAQPHYYDGGRHHGYHRMAPCQAMPELSKEQIAQMDKYHEEHRAAVAPLFDQLMEKKMELRALSPNPNVKPEELKAITSEIAALRAKIRAVNDEFYANMDKAGLPCGDYGCAWHGDGYGYGHGRHGCWR, from the coding sequence ATGACCAAGAAAACCCTCTCCCTCTCTCTGCTTTCTCTCGCCGTTCTCGCCGCTGTTCCCATGGTCGCCATGGCCCAGCCCCACTATTACGACGGCGGCCGCCATCACGGCTATCACCGCATGGCTCCCTGCCAGGCCATGCCCGAGCTGAGCAAGGAACAGATCGCGCAGATGGACAAGTACCATGAAGAACACCGCGCCGCGGTCGCCCCTCTGTTCGATCAGCTCATGGAAAAGAAAATGGAACTGCGCGCCCTTTCCCCCAATCCCAACGTCAAGCCCGAGGAACTGAAGGCCATCACCAGCGAAATCGCCGCTCTCCGGGCGAAGATCCGCGCCGTCAATGATGAATTTTACGCCAACATGGACAAGGCCGGTCTGCCCTGCGGCGATTACGGCTGCGCCTGGCACGGCGACGGCTATGGTTACGGCCACGGCCGCCACGGCTGCTGGCGCTGA
- a CDS encoding nitroreductase family protein gives MKLKELITSARTCRRFKGEKRLSSDILAELADHARLSASARNMQVIRFVTVADPDTCEALNRLVVMGGALTPQQRARENQHPGGFIVIAGPKDMDDFALMDVGIAAQSINLAACEAGLACCMIGAVKKDEAAALLGLPEDLQVRLVLALGVADEVRRIVPRRSDGKLTYYRDENDEHCVPKITLEEAVILKK, from the coding sequence ATGAAACTGAAGGAACTCATCACCAGCGCACGCACCTGTCGTCGCTTCAAGGGCGAAAAACGCCTCTCCTCCGACATTCTGGCGGAACTTGCGGATCACGCGCGACTTTCCGCATCGGCCCGCAACATGCAGGTGATACGCTTCGTCACCGTTGCCGACCCCGATACCTGCGAAGCGCTGAACAGGCTCGTAGTCATGGGCGGCGCGCTCACGCCGCAGCAGCGCGCCCGTGAAAATCAGCATCCCGGGGGCTTCATCGTCATTGCCGGACCGAAGGACATGGACGACTTCGCCCTCATGGATGTGGGCATCGCCGCCCAGAGCATCAATCTGGCAGCCTGCGAGGCAGGCCTTGCCTGCTGCATGATAGGCGCGGTGAAAAAGGACGAGGCCGCCGCACTCCTGGGCCTGCCCGAAGACCTGCAGGTCAGGCTGGTGCTCGCCCTCGGCGTTGCGGATGAAGTGCGCCGCATCGTCCCCCGCAGAAGCGACGGCAAGCTCACCTATTACCGCGATGAAAACGATGAGCACTGCGTGCCCAAAATCACTCTTGAAGAAGCCGTCATCCTGAAAAAATAG
- a CDS encoding ABC transporter substrate-binding protein yields MKLPFLLAAAALTLAVFLSPAEARVVTDMRGKAVTVPDDPASVATIDDGFIEGVMTHLGVIKRVKVIGSWSMKRDYRYSIPSSSGSTFEYRGWNTMKYLHPWLNDLPCVNSPQGNIISYETLALSAPDVVLMRVGDTPVGTDREKVQKTVDTIEALGLPLIVLYSPTWFRSSDLSSMKTEAGIIGELFGQRKKAEDLADFLAQTEAMIRSRTASVAESDKVSVLLLGLRPDIRKKGGAGSVHGRDTAESYIVEEVAHARNAFQGNGTGVPMSAEQVYACDPDVIILPTANGYHPPQELCEAPYYENLRELRAVKEGRVYALPWSPMNASRRVEYPLDMLIIAKAAYPERFSDISVYDFALRFYQDVYGVGEETARGLRSTQLLDWMAESGF; encoded by the coding sequence ATGAAACTTCCCTTCCTTCTTGCGGCAGCCGCGCTCACTCTGGCCGTATTTCTTTCCCCGGCAGAGGCCAGAGTCGTCACCGACATGCGCGGCAAGGCCGTCACCGTTCCCGACGATCCCGCTTCGGTAGCCACCATAGACGACGGCTTCATCGAAGGCGTGATGACGCATCTCGGCGTCATAAAGCGCGTCAAGGTCATCGGCTCCTGGTCCATGAAAAGGGATTACCGCTACAGCATTCCTTCAAGTTCCGGTTCAACTTTTGAATACCGGGGCTGGAACACCATGAAGTACCTCCACCCCTGGCTGAATGATCTGCCCTGCGTCAATTCCCCCCAGGGGAACATCATAAGCTATGAAACGCTGGCCCTTTCCGCCCCCGACGTGGTGCTGATGCGCGTGGGCGACACTCCCGTGGGTACCGACAGGGAAAAAGTTCAGAAAACGGTGGACACCATCGAAGCCCTGGGCCTTCCGCTCATCGTGCTCTATTCCCCCACATGGTTCCGCTCCTCCGATCTTTCGAGCATGAAGACGGAAGCGGGCATCATAGGGGAACTCTTCGGACAACGGAAAAAAGCGGAAGATCTGGCCGATTTTCTGGCGCAGACGGAAGCGATGATACGCAGCCGCACCGCCTCCGTGGCCGAAAGCGACAAGGTTTCCGTACTGCTTCTGGGGCTTCGCCCGGATATAAGGAAAAAAGGCGGCGCAGGCTCCGTGCACGGAAGGGACACCGCGGAATCCTATATCGTGGAAGAGGTGGCCCATGCCAGAAACGCCTTTCAGGGCAACGGCACGGGCGTACCCATGAGCGCGGAACAGGTGTACGCCTGTGATCCCGACGTCATCATTCTTCCTACGGCCAACGGCTACCATCCCCCGCAGGAACTGTGCGAAGCGCCCTATTATGAAAATCTGCGCGAACTGCGCGCCGTGAAGGAAGGCCGCGTCTACGCTCTGCCCTGGTCGCCTATGAACGCCTCGCGGCGTGTGGAATACCCGCTGGACATGCTCATCATCGCCAAGGCCGCCTACCCTGAACGCTTTTCCGACATCAGCGTGTACGATTTCGCCCTGCGCTTTTATCAGGACGTGTACGGCGTCGGCGAGGAAACGGCCCGGGGGCTTCGCAGCACGCAGCTTCTCGACTGGATGGCGGAAAGCGGGTTCTAG
- a CDS encoding FecCD family ABC transporter permease, producing the protein MKTLRVPLVVLLCCALAAAFFHALLAGEYSLGIGDVLQSLSVHAGWSDGTAQKTHEIILWRIRLPRLLLACITGMAMAVSGAVYQGCFRNPLVEPYILGVSAGASCGAALAIVFPMFFPGGQLSAFLMGMAAVLLSFFLARNRGETPPVTLVLSGIIVGSLFSACIGIMKYLASDVELREITFWMMGGFYYATWEDVAICACTVLPCLALLFALAWKLNILSLGDEEARSLGVHPERLRVLFIILATLAASVCVSAAGIIAWVGLMMPHAARMLFGPDNRWVIPASALLGALYLLLCDTIARTLTGAEIPIAIITSIVGAPYLLWLLRAKGRELYGA; encoded by the coding sequence ATGAAAACACTCCGTGTCCCCCTTGTCGTTCTGCTCTGCTGCGCTCTTGCGGCAGCATTTTTCCACGCCCTGCTCGCGGGGGAATACTCGCTCGGCATAGGCGACGTACTGCAATCCCTCTCCGTCCATGCAGGCTGGAGCGACGGCACGGCGCAGAAAACACACGAGATCATCCTCTGGCGCATACGGCTGCCCCGCCTGCTGCTCGCATGCATTACCGGCATGGCCATGGCCGTTTCCGGGGCCGTCTATCAGGGCTGTTTCCGCAACCCTCTGGTGGAACCCTACATTCTGGGCGTGTCGGCGGGCGCATCCTGCGGTGCGGCGCTCGCCATCGTGTTTCCCATGTTCTTTCCCGGCGGGCAGCTTTCCGCCTTTCTCATGGGCATGGCCGCGGTGCTTCTCTCCTTTTTTCTTGCCAGAAACAGAGGAGAAACGCCGCCCGTCACCCTGGTGCTTTCCGGCATCATCGTGGGTTCTCTGTTCTCGGCATGCATCGGCATCATGAAGTACCTCGCTTCGGACGTGGAACTTCGGGAAATCACCTTCTGGATGATGGGCGGTTTCTATTACGCCACCTGGGAGGACGTCGCCATCTGTGCATGCACCGTTCTGCCCTGCCTTGCCCTGCTTTTCGCTCTGGCATGGAAACTGAACATTCTTTCTCTGGGCGATGAGGAAGCCCGCAGTCTGGGCGTGCATCCCGAAAGGCTGAGAGTGCTCTTCATCATCCTTGCCACGCTCGCCGCATCCGTATGCGTATCCGCCGCAGGCATCATCGCCTGGGTGGGCCTCATGATGCCCCATGCCGCCCGTATGCTGTTCGGTCCGGACAACCGGTGGGTCATACCCGCATCCGCGCTTCTCGGCGCGCTGTATCTGCTTCTCTGCGATACCATCGCCCGCACGCTCACCGGCGCGGAAATTCCCATCGCCATCATCACATCCATCGTGGGCGCCCCGTATCTGCTCTGGCTGCTCCGTGCCAAAGGAAGGGAACTTTATGGCGCATGA
- a CDS encoding ABC transporter ATP-binding protein — MAHDLCPSLPGLLFHGDGRGLFRFFHGTANVRETCAFPADAALDIRNLSFSYGRKNILRQVSLTVRPGEICGLLGPNGSGKSTLFRCCMGFLHPQEGHIHVKGVNIAHMPPAKLARHVAYVPQEHRQPFPFPVRDMVLMGRSPHMTGFSPVTKADRDIAAEAMERIGISALADTACNQLSGGQRQLVLIARAMAQQTPLILLDEPTSALDFRNQLAVWKVLREVAGQGVAVLVCCHDPNHILWFCDRAAVLHKGSLAAEGPAREALGQDTLRQVYGEECVRLSTASMDMVCPQRS; from the coding sequence ATGGCGCATGATCTCTGTCCGTCCCTGCCGGGCCTGCTGTTCCACGGCGACGGCCGTGGCCTTTTCCGCTTTTTCCACGGTACGGCGAACGTACGCGAAACCTGCGCCTTCCCGGCCGACGCCGCGCTGGACATACGCAACCTGTCCTTTTCCTACGGCAGAAAAAACATTCTCCGGCAGGTGAGCCTCACGGTGCGCCCCGGAGAAATATGCGGCCTTCTCGGCCCCAACGGCAGCGGCAAATCCACACTGTTCCGCTGCTGCATGGGCTTTCTGCATCCTCAGGAGGGGCACATCCACGTCAAGGGCGTGAACATCGCCCACATGCCCCCGGCAAAGCTGGCCCGACATGTGGCCTATGTGCCGCAGGAACACCGCCAGCCCTTCCCCTTCCCTGTGCGCGACATGGTGCTCATGGGCCGTTCCCCGCACATGACGGGGTTCTCCCCGGTCACGAAGGCCGACCGCGACATCGCCGCCGAAGCCATGGAACGCATCGGCATCAGCGCTCTGGCCGACACGGCCTGCAATCAGCTTTCCGGCGGGCAGAGACAGCTCGTGCTCATTGCCCGGGCCATGGCGCAGCAGACGCCGCTCATTCTGCTGGACGAACCCACCAGCGCGCTGGATTTCCGCAATCAGCTTGCCGTGTGGAAGGTGCTGCGCGAGGTGGCCGGGCAGGGGGTGGCCGTGCTTGTATGCTGCCACGATCCGAACCATATTCTCTGGTTCTGCGACCGGGCGGCCGTTCTGCACAAAGGCTCCCTTGCGGCGGAAGGCCCGGCGAGGGAGGCCCTCGGGCAGGATACGCTTCGTCAGGTGTACGGCGAGGAATGCGTGCGCCTTTCCACCGCATCCATGGACATGGTGTGCCCGCAGCGTTCCTGA
- a CDS encoding FmdE family protein — MYASGITQELIDRAVAFHGHWCPGISRGIRVAAWVMENMGTAKDEEIVAVTETDMCAVDAIQALVGCTFGKGNLIFRDRGKVAFSFFRRSDGRKVRIVEKVRDDDISRRMQEIRKELTAQNLSEWIRTKLEIERERLRRKDMDFLLSAPFEELFTLGEPSFDMPPMARRLPTIVCEGCGEGVMASRIREVGGRRLCIDCAEKQG; from the coding sequence ATGTACGCCTCAGGCATAACTCAGGAACTCATCGACAGGGCCGTGGCCTTTCACGGTCACTGGTGCCCCGGCATAAGCCGCGGCATCCGGGTGGCCGCTTGGGTCATGGAAAACATGGGTACCGCAAAAGATGAAGAAATCGTGGCCGTCACCGAAACCGACATGTGCGCGGTGGACGCCATCCAGGCCCTTGTAGGCTGCACCTTCGGCAAGGGAAACCTGATATTCCGCGACCGGGGCAAGGTGGCCTTTTCCTTCTTCCGCCGCAGCGACGGCAGAAAGGTGCGTATCGTGGAAAAAGTCCGCGACGACGACATCTCCCGCCGTATGCAGGAAATCCGCAAGGAACTCACGGCGCAGAACCTGTCGGAATGGATACGCACCAAGCTGGAAATAGAAAGGGAACGTCTCAGAAGAAAGGATATGGACTTTCTTCTCTCCGCGCCCTTTGAGGAACTCTTCACTCTGGGCGAACCTTCCTTCGACATGCCTCCCATGGCCCGCCGTCTCCCCACCATCGTGTGCGAAGGCTGCGGCGAAGGCGTCATGGCTTCGCGCATCCGCGAGGTGGGCGGCCGCAGGCTGTGCATCGACTGTGCGGAAAAGCAGGGCTGA
- a CDS encoding (deoxy)nucleoside triphosphate pyrophosphohydrolase encodes MEKVTKEVMGAVFFEQGRILVMRRAPFMSCAGSWEFPGGKLEKGESHEQCLARELREELGIEAQIGGFLTENSHEYDFGTVHLCVYRVLSWTGDMALTVHDDMRWVPLHELAVFPGLLPADVPVARKLEKILG; translated from the coding sequence ATGGAAAAGGTGACCAAGGAAGTGATGGGCGCGGTGTTTTTTGAACAGGGCCGTATTCTCGTCATGCGGCGCGCCCCCTTCATGAGCTGCGCGGGAAGCTGGGAATTCCCCGGAGGGAAGCTGGAAAAAGGGGAAAGCCATGAACAGTGCCTTGCCCGGGAGCTCAGGGAAGAGCTGGGCATAGAAGCGCAGATCGGCGGATTCCTCACGGAGAACAGCCATGAATACGATTTCGGCACTGTGCACCTTTGCGTGTACCGCGTGCTTTCCTGGACAGGAGACATGGCGCTGACCGTGCACGACGACATGCGCTGGGTTCCCCTGCACGAGCTTGCCGTTTTCCCCGGGCTTCTGCCTGCCGATGTGCCCGTGGCCCGAAAGCTGGAGAAGATTCTGGGCTGA